In Colwellia sp. PAMC 20917, a single genomic region encodes these proteins:
- the istB gene encoding IS21-like element helper ATPase IstB, producing MANILSLPILLKELRLSAIAKEWEVLAQKAVSQEWEPELFLAELCELEANHRHESRLKRLLKESKLPVGKQLHQYKFDEIEGITSLQMKQKVNQIDWLRQGHNILLFGASGLGKTHLACAIGYSLLEKAVRVKFSTSTAIVQELQRAKETLGLTDALRKLDKYELLILDDIGYVKKTDSESQVLFELIAHRYERGSLLITSNQAFSEWDSIFGDNMMTVAAIDRLVHHSDIYQIKGESYRKKQAMQLNSNTGQVN from the coding sequence ATGGCTAATATTCTAAGCTTACCAATATTACTGAAAGAGCTGCGCTTAAGTGCGATAGCCAAAGAATGGGAAGTCCTTGCCCAAAAGGCTGTTTCACAGGAGTGGGAGCCTGAATTATTCCTTGCCGAGCTATGTGAACTTGAAGCTAATCATCGTCATGAAAGTCGATTAAAACGGTTACTTAAAGAGAGTAAATTACCCGTAGGTAAACAACTACATCAATATAAATTTGACGAAATAGAAGGTATTACGTCACTGCAAATGAAACAAAAAGTTAATCAGATTGACTGGCTTAGACAAGGCCATAATATCTTATTGTTTGGTGCTAGTGGTTTAGGGAAAACTCACTTAGCGTGTGCTATTGGTTACTCATTACTTGAAAAAGCAGTGCGCGTTAAATTCAGCACTAGTACAGCTATTGTTCAAGAACTCCAACGTGCAAAAGAAACGTTGGGCTTAACTGATGCCCTAAGAAAACTCGATAAATATGAGCTGTTGATATTAGATGATATCGGCTATGTGAAAAAGACTGATAGTGAAAGTCAGGTGTTGTTTGAACTGATTGCACATCGTTATGAACGAGGCAGTTTGTTGATCACATCGAATCAAGCATTCAGTGAGTGGGATAGTATATTTGGTGACAACATGATGACTGTTGCTGCTATCGACAGACTTGTTCACCACAGTGATATCTATCAAATAAAAGGAGAAAGTTACCGAAAAAAACAAGCTATGCAACTAAATTCAAATACCGGCCAAGTTAATTGA